The following are encoded together in the Populus trichocarpa isolate Nisqually-1 chromosome 5, P.trichocarpa_v4.1, whole genome shotgun sequence genome:
- the LOC7489743 gene encoding OVARIAN TUMOR DOMAIN-containing deubiquitinating enzyme 7 isoform X3: protein MVKTKQQKSKPKKTPHVKKQGKQANIVQFRAQLDALGLKIIEVTADGNCFFRGLADQLEGNEEEHGKYRSMVVQYIMNTREMFEPFIEDDVPFDEYCQLMEKDGTWAGHMELQAASLVTHSNICVHRYMSPRWYIRNFDQHGARMVHLSYHDEEHYNSVRSKDDPCNGPAQPIIIKVDADLSATSVQAKAVSSTKAGIAKDSFDAGSLKLVMAGSGCENAEKVKQVLLEVDGDVDAAIEFLIAEQESDSFSAENNSLCSDTNISYGDGVDGNCEQYKDEPVTKTNEQVSSNNRTKQTHDDSSSRENGKKIPRNKDCSCGSKKKHKAYCGAVKGRSSTKIADRKVDFRKGRKETKHNKKGHAESVPSSGSDGWLPDMGALCI, encoded by the exons ATGGTAAAAACCAAACAGCAGAAGTCCAAACCCAAGAAAACTCCCCAT GTGAAAAAACAGGGAAAGCAGGCCAATATCGTGCAGTTTCGCGCTCAGCTTGATGCATTGGGCCTAAAAATTATCGAAGTGACTGCAgatggtaattgttttttcag GGGACTTGCAGATCAGCTTGAAGGTAATGAGGAGGAACATGGAAAGTATCGCAGTATGGTGGTCCAGTATATAATG AACACTCGTGAAATGTTTGAACCCTTTATTGAGGATGACGTCCCATTTGATGAATACTGCCAATTGATGGAAAAGGATGGCACATGGGCTGGACATATGGAATTACAAGCAGCTTCTCTTGTTACGCATAGTAATATATGTGTTCACCGG TACATGTCACCACGTTGGTACATCCGAAATTTTGATCAGCATGGAGCTCGTATGGTCCATTT ATCTTATCATGATGAGGAACATTACAATAGTGTGCGGTCAAAGGATGACCCTTGTAATGGGCCAGCTCAGCCAATTATAATCAAG GTTGATGCTGATCTTTCAGCAACATCTGTTCAAGCAAAAGCTGTGTCTAGCACTAAAGCAGGAATTGCAAAGGACAGTTTTGATGCAGGATCCCTTAAATTGGTCATGGCAGGAAGTGGTTGTGAAAATGCTGAGAAAGTCAAACAG GTTTTACTAGAAGTTGATGGTGATGTTGATGCTGCAATAGAGTTTTTAATAGCAGAGCAAGAATCAGATTCCTTTTCAGCAGAAAATAATTCCCTTTGTTCTGACACGAATATTTCTTATG GAGATGGTGTAGACGGCAACTGTGAGCAATACAAGGACGAGCCTGTAACAAAGACCAACGAACAAGTTTCATCCAATAATCGCACCAAACAAACCCACGATGATAGCAGTTCCAGAGAAAATGGCAAG AAGATTCCAAGAAACAAGGACTGTTCCTGTGgatccaaaaagaaacacaaggcATATTGTGGAGCTGTGAAGGGAAGATCGTCTACTAAGATTGC TGACCGAAAAGTTGACTTTAGAAAAGgtagaaaagaaacaaagcacAACAAGAAAGGACATGCTGAATCCGTGCCATCCAGTGGATCTGATGGTTGGCTGCCTGACATGGGTGCTCTTTGTATATGA
- the LOC7489743 gene encoding OVARIAN TUMOR DOMAIN-containing deubiquitinating enzyme 7 isoform X2 — MVKTKQQKSKPKKTPHVKKQGKQANIVQFRAQLDALGLKIIEVTADGNCFFRGLADQLEGNEEEHGKYRSMVVQYIMNTREMFEPFIEDDVPFDEYCQLMEKDGTWAGHMELQAASLVTHSNICVHRYMSPRWYIRNFDQHGARMVHLSYHDEEHYNSVRSKDDPCNGPAQPIIIKVDADLSATSVQAKAVSSTKAGIAKDSFDAGSLKLVMAGSGCENAEKVKQVLLEVDGDVDAAIEFLIAEQESDSFSAENNSLCSDTNISYECQGDGVDGNCEQYKDEPVTKTNEQVSSNNRTKQTHDDSSSRENGKIPRNKDCSCGSKKKHKAYCGAVKGRSSTKIADRKVDFRKGRKETKHNKKGHAESVPSSGSDGWLPDMGALCI, encoded by the exons ATGGTAAAAACCAAACAGCAGAAGTCCAAACCCAAGAAAACTCCCCAT GTGAAAAAACAGGGAAAGCAGGCCAATATCGTGCAGTTTCGCGCTCAGCTTGATGCATTGGGCCTAAAAATTATCGAAGTGACTGCAgatggtaattgttttttcag GGGACTTGCAGATCAGCTTGAAGGTAATGAGGAGGAACATGGAAAGTATCGCAGTATGGTGGTCCAGTATATAATG AACACTCGTGAAATGTTTGAACCCTTTATTGAGGATGACGTCCCATTTGATGAATACTGCCAATTGATGGAAAAGGATGGCACATGGGCTGGACATATGGAATTACAAGCAGCTTCTCTTGTTACGCATAGTAATATATGTGTTCACCGG TACATGTCACCACGTTGGTACATCCGAAATTTTGATCAGCATGGAGCTCGTATGGTCCATTT ATCTTATCATGATGAGGAACATTACAATAGTGTGCGGTCAAAGGATGACCCTTGTAATGGGCCAGCTCAGCCAATTATAATCAAG GTTGATGCTGATCTTTCAGCAACATCTGTTCAAGCAAAAGCTGTGTCTAGCACTAAAGCAGGAATTGCAAAGGACAGTTTTGATGCAGGATCCCTTAAATTGGTCATGGCAGGAAGTGGTTGTGAAAATGCTGAGAAAGTCAAACAG GTTTTACTAGAAGTTGATGGTGATGTTGATGCTGCAATAGAGTTTTTAATAGCAGAGCAAGAATCAGATTCCTTTTCAGCAGAAAATAATTCCCTTTGTTCTGACACGAATATTTCTTATG AATGTCAAGGAGATGGTGTAGACGGCAACTGTGAGCAATACAAGGACGAGCCTGTAACAAAGACCAACGAACAAGTTTCATCCAATAATCGCACCAAACAAACCCACGATGATAGCAGTTCCAGAGAAAATGGCAAG ATTCCAAGAAACAAGGACTGTTCCTGTGgatccaaaaagaaacacaaggcATATTGTGGAGCTGTGAAGGGAAGATCGTCTACTAAGATTGC TGACCGAAAAGTTGACTTTAGAAAAGgtagaaaagaaacaaagcacAACAAGAAAGGACATGCTGAATCCGTGCCATCCAGTGGATCTGATGGTTGGCTGCCTGACATGGGTGCTCTTTGTATATGA
- the LOC7489743 gene encoding OVARIAN TUMOR DOMAIN-containing deubiquitinating enzyme 7 isoform X1 produces MVKTKQQKSKPKKTPHVKKQGKQANIVQFRAQLDALGLKIIEVTADGNCFFRGLADQLEGNEEEHGKYRSMVVQYIMNTREMFEPFIEDDVPFDEYCQLMEKDGTWAGHMELQAASLVTHSNICVHRYMSPRWYIRNFDQHGARMVHLSYHDEEHYNSVRSKDDPCNGPAQPIIIKVDADLSATSVQAKAVSSTKAGIAKDSFDAGSLKLVMAGSGCENAEKVKQVLLEVDGDVDAAIEFLIAEQESDSFSAENNSLCSDTNISYECQGDGVDGNCEQYKDEPVTKTNEQVSSNNRTKQTHDDSSSRENGKKIPRNKDCSCGSKKKHKAYCGAVKGRSSTKIADRKVDFRKGRKETKHNKKGHAESVPSSGSDGWLPDMGALCI; encoded by the exons ATGGTAAAAACCAAACAGCAGAAGTCCAAACCCAAGAAAACTCCCCAT GTGAAAAAACAGGGAAAGCAGGCCAATATCGTGCAGTTTCGCGCTCAGCTTGATGCATTGGGCCTAAAAATTATCGAAGTGACTGCAgatggtaattgttttttcag GGGACTTGCAGATCAGCTTGAAGGTAATGAGGAGGAACATGGAAAGTATCGCAGTATGGTGGTCCAGTATATAATG AACACTCGTGAAATGTTTGAACCCTTTATTGAGGATGACGTCCCATTTGATGAATACTGCCAATTGATGGAAAAGGATGGCACATGGGCTGGACATATGGAATTACAAGCAGCTTCTCTTGTTACGCATAGTAATATATGTGTTCACCGG TACATGTCACCACGTTGGTACATCCGAAATTTTGATCAGCATGGAGCTCGTATGGTCCATTT ATCTTATCATGATGAGGAACATTACAATAGTGTGCGGTCAAAGGATGACCCTTGTAATGGGCCAGCTCAGCCAATTATAATCAAG GTTGATGCTGATCTTTCAGCAACATCTGTTCAAGCAAAAGCTGTGTCTAGCACTAAAGCAGGAATTGCAAAGGACAGTTTTGATGCAGGATCCCTTAAATTGGTCATGGCAGGAAGTGGTTGTGAAAATGCTGAGAAAGTCAAACAG GTTTTACTAGAAGTTGATGGTGATGTTGATGCTGCAATAGAGTTTTTAATAGCAGAGCAAGAATCAGATTCCTTTTCAGCAGAAAATAATTCCCTTTGTTCTGACACGAATATTTCTTATG AATGTCAAGGAGATGGTGTAGACGGCAACTGTGAGCAATACAAGGACGAGCCTGTAACAAAGACCAACGAACAAGTTTCATCCAATAATCGCACCAAACAAACCCACGATGATAGCAGTTCCAGAGAAAATGGCAAG AAGATTCCAAGAAACAAGGACTGTTCCTGTGgatccaaaaagaaacacaaggcATATTGTGGAGCTGTGAAGGGAAGATCGTCTACTAAGATTGC TGACCGAAAAGTTGACTTTAGAAAAGgtagaaaagaaacaaagcacAACAAGAAAGGACATGCTGAATCCGTGCCATCCAGTGGATCTGATGGTTGGCTGCCTGACATGGGTGCTCTTTGTATATGA
- the LOC7489743 gene encoding OVARIAN TUMOR DOMAIN-containing deubiquitinating enzyme 7 isoform X4, giving the protein MVKTKQQKSKPKKTPHVKKQGKQANIVQFRAQLDALGLKIIEVTADGNCFFRGLADQLEGNEEEHGKYRSMVVQYIMNTREMFEPFIEDDVPFDEYCQLMEKDGTWAGHMELQAASLVTHSNICVHRYMSPRWYIRNFDQHGARMVHLSYHDEEHYNSVRSKDDPCNGPAQPIIIKVDADLSATSVQAKAVSSTKAGIAKDSFDAGSLKLVMAGSGCENAEKVKQVLLEVDGDVDAAIEFLIAEQESDSFSAENNSLCSDTNISYGDGVDGNCEQYKDEPVTKTNEQVSSNNRTKQTHDDSSSRENGKIPRNKDCSCGSKKKHKAYCGAVKGRSSTKIADRKVDFRKGRKETKHNKKGHAESVPSSGSDGWLPDMGALCI; this is encoded by the exons ATGGTAAAAACCAAACAGCAGAAGTCCAAACCCAAGAAAACTCCCCAT GTGAAAAAACAGGGAAAGCAGGCCAATATCGTGCAGTTTCGCGCTCAGCTTGATGCATTGGGCCTAAAAATTATCGAAGTGACTGCAgatggtaattgttttttcag GGGACTTGCAGATCAGCTTGAAGGTAATGAGGAGGAACATGGAAAGTATCGCAGTATGGTGGTCCAGTATATAATG AACACTCGTGAAATGTTTGAACCCTTTATTGAGGATGACGTCCCATTTGATGAATACTGCCAATTGATGGAAAAGGATGGCACATGGGCTGGACATATGGAATTACAAGCAGCTTCTCTTGTTACGCATAGTAATATATGTGTTCACCGG TACATGTCACCACGTTGGTACATCCGAAATTTTGATCAGCATGGAGCTCGTATGGTCCATTT ATCTTATCATGATGAGGAACATTACAATAGTGTGCGGTCAAAGGATGACCCTTGTAATGGGCCAGCTCAGCCAATTATAATCAAG GTTGATGCTGATCTTTCAGCAACATCTGTTCAAGCAAAAGCTGTGTCTAGCACTAAAGCAGGAATTGCAAAGGACAGTTTTGATGCAGGATCCCTTAAATTGGTCATGGCAGGAAGTGGTTGTGAAAATGCTGAGAAAGTCAAACAG GTTTTACTAGAAGTTGATGGTGATGTTGATGCTGCAATAGAGTTTTTAATAGCAGAGCAAGAATCAGATTCCTTTTCAGCAGAAAATAATTCCCTTTGTTCTGACACGAATATTTCTTATG GAGATGGTGTAGACGGCAACTGTGAGCAATACAAGGACGAGCCTGTAACAAAGACCAACGAACAAGTTTCATCCAATAATCGCACCAAACAAACCCACGATGATAGCAGTTCCAGAGAAAATGGCAAG ATTCCAAGAAACAAGGACTGTTCCTGTGgatccaaaaagaaacacaaggcATATTGTGGAGCTGTGAAGGGAAGATCGTCTACTAAGATTGC TGACCGAAAAGTTGACTTTAGAAAAGgtagaaaagaaacaaagcacAACAAGAAAGGACATGCTGAATCCGTGCCATCCAGTGGATCTGATGGTTGGCTGCCTGACATGGGTGCTCTTTGTATATGA
- the LOC7489743 gene encoding OVARIAN TUMOR DOMAIN-containing deubiquitinating enzyme 7 isoform X5 has protein sequence MVKTKQQKSKPKKTPHVKKQGKQANIVQFRAQLDALGLKIIEVTADGNCFFRGLADQLEGNEEEHGKYRSMVVQYIMNTREMFEPFIEDDVPFDEYCQLMEKDGTWAGHMELQAASLVTHSNICVHRYMSPRWYIRNFDQHGARMVHLSYHDEEHYNSVRSKDDPCNGPAQPIIIKVDADLSATSVQAKAVSSTKAGIAKDSFDAGSLKLVMAGSGCENAEKVKQVLLEVDGDVDAAIEFLIAEQESDSFSAENNSLCSDTNISYECQGDGVDGNCEQYKDEPVTKTNEQVSSNNRTKQTHDDSSSRENEDSKKQGLFLWIQKETQGILWSCEGKIVY, from the exons ATGGTAAAAACCAAACAGCAGAAGTCCAAACCCAAGAAAACTCCCCAT GTGAAAAAACAGGGAAAGCAGGCCAATATCGTGCAGTTTCGCGCTCAGCTTGATGCATTGGGCCTAAAAATTATCGAAGTGACTGCAgatggtaattgttttttcag GGGACTTGCAGATCAGCTTGAAGGTAATGAGGAGGAACATGGAAAGTATCGCAGTATGGTGGTCCAGTATATAATG AACACTCGTGAAATGTTTGAACCCTTTATTGAGGATGACGTCCCATTTGATGAATACTGCCAATTGATGGAAAAGGATGGCACATGGGCTGGACATATGGAATTACAAGCAGCTTCTCTTGTTACGCATAGTAATATATGTGTTCACCGG TACATGTCACCACGTTGGTACATCCGAAATTTTGATCAGCATGGAGCTCGTATGGTCCATTT ATCTTATCATGATGAGGAACATTACAATAGTGTGCGGTCAAAGGATGACCCTTGTAATGGGCCAGCTCAGCCAATTATAATCAAG GTTGATGCTGATCTTTCAGCAACATCTGTTCAAGCAAAAGCTGTGTCTAGCACTAAAGCAGGAATTGCAAAGGACAGTTTTGATGCAGGATCCCTTAAATTGGTCATGGCAGGAAGTGGTTGTGAAAATGCTGAGAAAGTCAAACAG GTTTTACTAGAAGTTGATGGTGATGTTGATGCTGCAATAGAGTTTTTAATAGCAGAGCAAGAATCAGATTCCTTTTCAGCAGAAAATAATTCCCTTTGTTCTGACACGAATATTTCTTATG AATGTCAAGGAGATGGTGTAGACGGCAACTGTGAGCAATACAAGGACGAGCCTGTAACAAAGACCAACGAACAAGTTTCATCCAATAATCGCACCAAACAAACCCACGATGATAGCAGTTCCAGAGAAAATG AAGATTCCAAGAAACAAGGACTGTTCCTGTGgatccaaaaagaaacacaaggcATATTGTGGAGCTGTGAAGGGAAGATCGTCTACTAA
- the LOC7489743 gene encoding OVARIAN TUMOR DOMAIN-containing deubiquitinating enzyme 7 isoform X6: MVKTKQQKSKPKKTPHVKKQGKQANIVQFRAQLDALGLKIIEVTADGNCFFRGLADQLEGNEEEHGKYRSMVVQYIMNTREMFEPFIEDDVPFDEYCQLMEKDGTWAGHMELQAASLVTHSNICVHRYMSPRWYIRNFDQHGARMVHLSYHDEEHYNSVRSKDDPCNGPAQPIIIKVDADLSATSVQAKAVSSTKAGIAKDSFDAGSLKLVMAGSGCENAEKVKQVLLEVDGDVDAAIEFLIAEQESDSFSAENNSLCSDTNISYECQGDGVDGNCEQYKDEPVTKTNEQVSSNNRTKQTHDDSSSRENDSKKQGLFLWIQKETQGILWSCEGKIVY, translated from the exons ATGGTAAAAACCAAACAGCAGAAGTCCAAACCCAAGAAAACTCCCCAT GTGAAAAAACAGGGAAAGCAGGCCAATATCGTGCAGTTTCGCGCTCAGCTTGATGCATTGGGCCTAAAAATTATCGAAGTGACTGCAgatggtaattgttttttcag GGGACTTGCAGATCAGCTTGAAGGTAATGAGGAGGAACATGGAAAGTATCGCAGTATGGTGGTCCAGTATATAATG AACACTCGTGAAATGTTTGAACCCTTTATTGAGGATGACGTCCCATTTGATGAATACTGCCAATTGATGGAAAAGGATGGCACATGGGCTGGACATATGGAATTACAAGCAGCTTCTCTTGTTACGCATAGTAATATATGTGTTCACCGG TACATGTCACCACGTTGGTACATCCGAAATTTTGATCAGCATGGAGCTCGTATGGTCCATTT ATCTTATCATGATGAGGAACATTACAATAGTGTGCGGTCAAAGGATGACCCTTGTAATGGGCCAGCTCAGCCAATTATAATCAAG GTTGATGCTGATCTTTCAGCAACATCTGTTCAAGCAAAAGCTGTGTCTAGCACTAAAGCAGGAATTGCAAAGGACAGTTTTGATGCAGGATCCCTTAAATTGGTCATGGCAGGAAGTGGTTGTGAAAATGCTGAGAAAGTCAAACAG GTTTTACTAGAAGTTGATGGTGATGTTGATGCTGCAATAGAGTTTTTAATAGCAGAGCAAGAATCAGATTCCTTTTCAGCAGAAAATAATTCCCTTTGTTCTGACACGAATATTTCTTATG AATGTCAAGGAGATGGTGTAGACGGCAACTGTGAGCAATACAAGGACGAGCCTGTAACAAAGACCAACGAACAAGTTTCATCCAATAATCGCACCAAACAAACCCACGATGATAGCAGTTCCAGAGAAAATG ATTCCAAGAAACAAGGACTGTTCCTGTGgatccaaaaagaaacacaaggcATATTGTGGAGCTGTGAAGGGAAGATCGTCTACTAA
- the LOC7489743 gene encoding OVARIAN TUMOR DOMAIN-containing deubiquitinating enzyme 7 isoform X7 → MVKTKQQKSKPKKTPHVKKQGKQANIVQFRAQLDALGLKIIEVTADGNCFFRGLADQLEGNEEEHGKYRSMVVQYIMNTREMFEPFIEDDVPFDEYCQLMEKDGTWAGHMELQAASLVTHSNICVHRYMSPRWYIRNFDQHGARMVHLSYHDEEHYNSVRSKDDPCNGPAQPIIIKVDADLSATSVQAKAVSSTKAGIAKDSFDAGSLKLVMAGSGCENAEKVKQVLLEVDGDVDAAIEFLIAEQESDSFSAENNSLCSDTNISYGDGVDGNCEQYKDEPVTKTNEQVSSNNRTKQTHDDSSSRENEDSKKQGLFLWIQKETQGILWSCEGKIVY, encoded by the exons ATGGTAAAAACCAAACAGCAGAAGTCCAAACCCAAGAAAACTCCCCAT GTGAAAAAACAGGGAAAGCAGGCCAATATCGTGCAGTTTCGCGCTCAGCTTGATGCATTGGGCCTAAAAATTATCGAAGTGACTGCAgatggtaattgttttttcag GGGACTTGCAGATCAGCTTGAAGGTAATGAGGAGGAACATGGAAAGTATCGCAGTATGGTGGTCCAGTATATAATG AACACTCGTGAAATGTTTGAACCCTTTATTGAGGATGACGTCCCATTTGATGAATACTGCCAATTGATGGAAAAGGATGGCACATGGGCTGGACATATGGAATTACAAGCAGCTTCTCTTGTTACGCATAGTAATATATGTGTTCACCGG TACATGTCACCACGTTGGTACATCCGAAATTTTGATCAGCATGGAGCTCGTATGGTCCATTT ATCTTATCATGATGAGGAACATTACAATAGTGTGCGGTCAAAGGATGACCCTTGTAATGGGCCAGCTCAGCCAATTATAATCAAG GTTGATGCTGATCTTTCAGCAACATCTGTTCAAGCAAAAGCTGTGTCTAGCACTAAAGCAGGAATTGCAAAGGACAGTTTTGATGCAGGATCCCTTAAATTGGTCATGGCAGGAAGTGGTTGTGAAAATGCTGAGAAAGTCAAACAG GTTTTACTAGAAGTTGATGGTGATGTTGATGCTGCAATAGAGTTTTTAATAGCAGAGCAAGAATCAGATTCCTTTTCAGCAGAAAATAATTCCCTTTGTTCTGACACGAATATTTCTTATG GAGATGGTGTAGACGGCAACTGTGAGCAATACAAGGACGAGCCTGTAACAAAGACCAACGAACAAGTTTCATCCAATAATCGCACCAAACAAACCCACGATGATAGCAGTTCCAGAGAAAATG AAGATTCCAAGAAACAAGGACTGTTCCTGTGgatccaaaaagaaacacaaggcATATTGTGGAGCTGTGAAGGGAAGATCGTCTACTAA
- the LOC7489743 gene encoding OVARIAN TUMOR DOMAIN-containing deubiquitinating enzyme 7 isoform X8: MVVQYIMNTREMFEPFIEDDVPFDEYCQLMEKDGTWAGHMELQAASLVTHSNICVHRYMSPRWYIRNFDQHGARMVHLSYHDEEHYNSVRSKDDPCNGPAQPIIIKVDADLSATSVQAKAVSSTKAGIAKDSFDAGSLKLVMAGSGCENAEKVKQVLLEVDGDVDAAIEFLIAEQESDSFSAENNSLCSDTNISYECQGDGVDGNCEQYKDEPVTKTNEQVSSNNRTKQTHDDSSSRENGKKIPRNKDCSCGSKKKHKAYCGAVKGRSSTKIADRKVDFRKGRKETKHNKKGHAESVPSSGSDGWLPDMGALCI; the protein is encoded by the exons ATGGTGGTCCAGTATATAATG AACACTCGTGAAATGTTTGAACCCTTTATTGAGGATGACGTCCCATTTGATGAATACTGCCAATTGATGGAAAAGGATGGCACATGGGCTGGACATATGGAATTACAAGCAGCTTCTCTTGTTACGCATAGTAATATATGTGTTCACCGG TACATGTCACCACGTTGGTACATCCGAAATTTTGATCAGCATGGAGCTCGTATGGTCCATTT ATCTTATCATGATGAGGAACATTACAATAGTGTGCGGTCAAAGGATGACCCTTGTAATGGGCCAGCTCAGCCAATTATAATCAAG GTTGATGCTGATCTTTCAGCAACATCTGTTCAAGCAAAAGCTGTGTCTAGCACTAAAGCAGGAATTGCAAAGGACAGTTTTGATGCAGGATCCCTTAAATTGGTCATGGCAGGAAGTGGTTGTGAAAATGCTGAGAAAGTCAAACAG GTTTTACTAGAAGTTGATGGTGATGTTGATGCTGCAATAGAGTTTTTAATAGCAGAGCAAGAATCAGATTCCTTTTCAGCAGAAAATAATTCCCTTTGTTCTGACACGAATATTTCTTATG AATGTCAAGGAGATGGTGTAGACGGCAACTGTGAGCAATACAAGGACGAGCCTGTAACAAAGACCAACGAACAAGTTTCATCCAATAATCGCACCAAACAAACCCACGATGATAGCAGTTCCAGAGAAAATGGCAAG AAGATTCCAAGAAACAAGGACTGTTCCTGTGgatccaaaaagaaacacaaggcATATTGTGGAGCTGTGAAGGGAAGATCGTCTACTAAGATTGC TGACCGAAAAGTTGACTTTAGAAAAGgtagaaaagaaacaaagcacAACAAGAAAGGACATGCTGAATCCGTGCCATCCAGTGGATCTGATGGTTGGCTGCCTGACATGGGTGCTCTTTGTATATGA